In Tepidimonas taiwanensis, the following are encoded in one genomic region:
- a CDS encoding SPOR domain-containing protein — protein sequence MTEGAAAPVPSTPPAQTPASPPRPSSAGGSAAPAPATAPAAGSATAAKGGATDAPRVRVVVQVGAYAEPARAQEVRQRLERAGLKTYTHVAETPEGKRIRVRVGPFDSRAEAEKVAEKVKKLGLPAAVLTL from the coding sequence GTGACCGAGGGGGCTGCCGCGCCTGTCCCGTCGACGCCGCCGGCGCAGACGCCGGCCAGCCCGCCTCGCCCATCGTCCGCCGGCGGTTCGGCGGCCCCCGCACCCGCCACGGCACCCGCGGCAGGCAGCGCCACGGCCGCCAAAGGGGGCGCGACCGATGCGCCGCGGGTGCGCGTCGTCGTGCAGGTCGGTGCCTACGCCGAGCCGGCGCGCGCGCAGGAGGTGCGCCAGCGCCTCGAGCGCGCCGGGCTCAAGACCTATACCCATGTCGCCGAGACCCCCGAGGGCAAGCGCATCCGCGTGCGCGTGGGGCCGTTCGACTCGCGCGCCGAAGCGGAGAAGGTGGCGGAGAAAGTCAAGAAGCTGGGCCTGCCGGCGGCGGTGCTGACGCTGTGA
- a CDS encoding CvpA family protein, translating to MAVVDVILLAVLAASVLLGVWRGLLYEVLSVLAWVVAFVVAQRWALAVAGWLPLQGWSDPLRYGAGFALTFVVVAFVGGWVAALARRGAEATGVRPVDRVLGGVFGLLRGGLILAGVALLVHQTPWADSAAWREAVGPRWLTQGLLAVKVLVPAEVAVYFP from the coding sequence ATGGCCGTGGTCGATGTGATCCTGCTCGCGGTGCTCGCGGCCTCGGTCTTGCTGGGGGTGTGGCGCGGGCTGCTGTACGAGGTGCTGTCGGTGCTGGCCTGGGTCGTCGCGTTCGTCGTGGCCCAGCGCTGGGCGCTGGCGGTGGCGGGGTGGCTGCCGCTGCAGGGCTGGAGCGATCCGCTGCGCTACGGTGCCGGGTTTGCGCTGACGTTCGTCGTCGTGGCATTCGTCGGCGGCTGGGTGGCGGCGCTGGCGCGCCGCGGGGCCGAGGCCACGGGCGTGCGGCCGGTGGACCGTGTGCTGGGGGGCGTGTTCGGGCTGCTGCGCGGGGGGCTGATCCTGGCCGGCGTGGCGCTCCTCGTACACCAGACACCGTGGGCGGACAGCGCCGCGTGGCGCGAGGCGGTGGGGCCGCGCTGGCTCACCCAGGGGCTGCTGGCGGTCAAGGTGCTGGTGCCGGCCGAGGTGGCCGTGTATTTTCCGTAG